The Fulvivirga ligni genome window below encodes:
- a CDS encoding glycoside hydrolase family 31 protein — protein MLSSIKEGKKVDGVGLGSLLRYEQNDFGLKCYTDIAIYEISVYTDHIVRIHIHKEDEINTNPYSVIVKPEQTNFTFVDDGDFLNISTAALSLKIQKCTSLFTFLTANGEIINEDDTFGTSYLGEQVTTYKKLQEGERFIGLGEKTGPLDRRGHGYTHWNTDYFGYPEDGDPLYCSTPFYMGLHHQLAYGIFLDNSHKSHFNFGASNRRFSSFSADSGDMDYYFIHHNYVKDIISSYTYLTGRMELPPIWSMGYQQCRYSYYPDKEVVNLARTFREKEIPADVIVLDIHYMDNYKIFTWDKEKFSQPKEMLEQLKDLGFHVVLMCDPGIKIEEGYAAYEEAKEQDLFLKFPDGSLYEGEVWPGWCHFPDFTKEETREWWREKFKAYTDLEVDGFWNDMNEIATWGQKLPDLIKFSFEGDETTARKGRNVYGFLMAKSTFEGTKELLNGKRPFVLTRAGFSGIQRYAAVWTGDNTATDEHMMLGTRLVNSMGLTGIAYAGYDVGGFVGNAREALFARWIQVGAFSPFFRGHSNINTRDSEPWAYGEEVEEISRNYINLRYRLLPYIYSLFFEATETGIPLSRSLAIDYTHEAKVYDELYHNQYLFGPSILVAPVVSTKDITKLYLPEGQWYNLFTDQFYQGDQEMLFECPIEQLPLFVKASAIIPMAAEARSNTQDLGDVLEVHIYNGKEANSFELYEDDGESYDHINGAFAKREITYTPEAGTITIGKQEGDLKSSYKTIKLCLHGFEAESYQVNDGEASLHIKGYRFIEPISNFDPIEKDPNAVVQVEKLKTIEFDNKEELITISWTN, from the coding sequence ATGTTATCATCTATTAAAGAAGGCAAGAAAGTCGACGGTGTTGGCCTTGGAAGTTTGCTGAGATACGAGCAAAATGATTTTGGTCTTAAGTGCTATACAGATATTGCAATCTATGAAATTTCAGTATATACAGATCACATTGTAAGAATCCATATCCACAAAGAGGATGAGATAAATACAAACCCCTATTCTGTAATAGTAAAACCAGAGCAGACCAACTTTACTTTTGTAGATGACGGGGATTTTCTGAATATATCTACAGCTGCCCTTTCGTTGAAAATACAGAAATGCACTTCTCTATTTACGTTTCTCACCGCTAATGGAGAGATAATCAACGAAGATGATACATTTGGCACCTCATATCTTGGTGAACAAGTTACAACTTATAAGAAATTACAAGAGGGTGAGCGATTCATTGGCCTGGGAGAAAAAACAGGACCGCTAGATCGCAGAGGGCATGGCTATACGCATTGGAATACTGATTATTTTGGTTACCCTGAAGATGGGGATCCTTTGTATTGCTCCACTCCTTTTTATATGGGGCTACATCATCAGTTGGCCTACGGCATCTTTCTAGACAATTCGCATAAGAGCCATTTCAACTTTGGAGCATCTAATAGAAGGTTTTCCAGCTTCTCGGCTGATAGTGGTGATATGGATTATTACTTCATTCATCATAATTATGTAAAAGATATTATTTCGTCATACACCTATCTAACTGGCAGAATGGAGCTCCCTCCCATCTGGAGCATGGGCTATCAGCAGTGCAGATATAGCTACTATCCTGATAAAGAAGTGGTTAACCTGGCCAGAACATTTAGAGAGAAAGAGATTCCGGCGGATGTGATCGTGCTTGACATCCATTATATGGATAACTACAAGATATTCACTTGGGACAAAGAGAAATTCTCCCAACCAAAGGAAATGCTTGAGCAATTAAAAGACTTGGGCTTTCATGTAGTGCTGATGTGCGACCCTGGTATAAAAATAGAAGAAGGTTACGCTGCCTACGAAGAGGCAAAAGAGCAGGATCTATTCTTAAAATTTCCTGATGGGTCTCTTTATGAAGGCGAAGTTTGGCCTGGTTGGTGTCACTTTCCTGACTTCACCAAAGAGGAAACTCGTGAATGGTGGAGAGAAAAATTCAAGGCTTATACAGATCTTGAGGTAGATGGTTTCTGGAATGATATGAATGAGATTGCTACCTGGGGGCAGAAATTGCCTGATTTAATAAAATTTAGCTTCGAGGGTGATGAAACTACCGCCAGAAAAGGACGTAATGTGTACGGATTTTTAATGGCAAAGAGCACTTTTGAAGGAACTAAAGAACTCCTGAATGGCAAAAGACCTTTCGTGCTTACGAGAGCTGGTTTTTCAGGCATACAGCGTTATGCTGCCGTCTGGACTGGAGATAACACAGCCACAGATGAGCATATGATGTTAGGCACCCGATTAGTAAACAGCATGGGACTTACTGGCATTGCATACGCAGGTTATGATGTAGGCGGCTTTGTAGGAAATGCCCGCGAAGCACTATTTGCCAGATGGATACAAGTAGGGGCCTTCTCCCCTTTCTTTAGAGGACATAGCAATATTAATACAAGAGACTCAGAACCATGGGCTTACGGAGAGGAAGTTGAAGAGATTTCCAGAAACTATATTAACCTCAGATATCGCTTACTGCCATATATTTACAGTCTGTTTTTTGAAGCCACAGAAACTGGTATTCCACTTTCGCGAAGCCTGGCGATTGATTATACCCATGAAGCCAAAGTTTATGATGAGCTATATCACAATCAATACTTATTTGGACCTTCAATTTTAGTAGCTCCAGTGGTAAGCACTAAGGATATTACGAAGTTGTATTTACCAGAAGGTCAATGGTATAATCTTTTTACTGACCAATTTTACCAAGGTGATCAGGAAATGTTATTTGAGTGCCCTATTGAGCAGCTGCCATTATTCGTAAAGGCCTCAGCCATTATTCCTATGGCTGCCGAAGCTAGAAGCAATACTCAAGATCTTGGAGATGTATTAGAAGTACATATCTATAATGGTAAAGAGGCAAATTCATTTGAGCTATATGAAGATGACGGCGAATCATATGATCATATCAATGGGGCTTTTGCCAAGAGAGAAATAACCTACACTCCAGAGGCTGGCACCATAACCATTGGCAAGCAAGAAGGTGATTTAAAATCATCATACAAAACAATTAAACTCTGTTTACATGGTTTTGAGGCTGAATCCTATCAAGTAAATGACGGAGAGGCAAGCCTTCACATTAAAGGTTACCGATTTATAGAACCTATCTCAAATTTTGATCCTATAGAGAAGGATCCAAATGCTGTAGTTCAAGTTGAAAAATTGAAAACCATTGAATTTGATAATAAAGAAGAATTAATCACTATTAGTTGGACTAATTAA
- a CDS encoding M57 family metalloprotease, with amino-acid sequence MNKLRLGAVALCLSFFMSCEESDQQVKPEKEEISSEILAKIETLGFSTVDAFQYDGKYFVENDIVLTDAHLESLSEGKIYAFEEQYSTDNLVTALPRTIKVYLSSSFSSKYFTALDAALGRYNAEGLSITFQRVTSASSANMVINPSPWYYYWFGILGSGGFPTAAGNPHGEILLTKQYYDGINNPGALTTTLAHEIGHCIGFRHTDYMDRSFSCGGSTDNEGDGGVGANYIPGTSASPESGSWMLACSDGSDRPFTSNDKTALDYLY; translated from the coding sequence ATGAACAAACTCCGATTAGGGGCTGTAGCCCTATGCCTTAGCTTTTTTATGTCCTGTGAAGAAAGCGATCAGCAGGTAAAGCCAGAGAAGGAGGAAATCTCTTCAGAAATACTGGCTAAAATCGAAACTCTAGGATTTAGTACAGTTGATGCCTTCCAGTATGATGGTAAGTACTTCGTAGAGAATGATATTGTACTCACAGATGCCCATCTTGAATCATTGTCAGAAGGTAAAATTTATGCATTTGAAGAACAGTATAGCACCGATAACCTCGTTACTGCGTTGCCTAGAACCATAAAGGTGTATCTAAGCTCAAGTTTTTCTTCTAAGTACTTTACTGCGCTAGATGCTGCACTTGGTAGATATAATGCAGAGGGACTTTCCATTACATTTCAGCGAGTAACTAGCGCGAGTAGTGCTAATATGGTTATCAATCCATCTCCATGGTATTACTATTGGTTTGGCATATTGGGCTCTGGGGGTTTTCCTACTGCTGCAGGTAATCCTCACGGTGAGATTTTGCTGACAAAGCAGTACTATGATGGCATCAATAATCCTGGCGCTCTTACCACCACTTTGGCTCATGAAATAGGTCACTGTATCGGCTTTAGGCATACGGATTATATGGATAGAAGCTTCAGCTGCGGTGGATCTACAGATAATGAAGGTGATGGCGGTGTAGGAGCAAACTATATCCCTGGCACATCAGCATCACCTGAGTCTGGTTCATGGATGTTAGCCTGTTCTGACGGTTCTGACAGACCATTTACCAGCAATGATAAAACTGCTCTAGACTATTTGTATTAG
- a CDS encoding carboxy terminal-processing peptidase — MKKITFVLAPVLVLLSFITYSSDFIPGAVLFPTDSTTLTPKGYYGDEAKLISQILDTYHYKKIKLNDSLSSVMLDDYIETLDNNHSYFLESDIKNFEKYRTQLDDLTKAGDVSAAYEIYSVFKERFDNRMAYVKSNLLDYKYDYSIDEYYNTDRSKEGWASSTEELNDLWRKMVKSQALSLKLTGKEPAEIKDMISKRYERFDRAIQQYKTEDIFELYMNTLAEAFDPHTNYFSPRTSDRFKQNMSLSLEGIGARLQTETDYTKVVQVIPGGPAYKSDLVHENDRIIGVGQGEDGEIVDVVGWRIDDVVELIKGPKGTTVKLEILPAETGVNGASKIITLVREKIKLEDMEAKSEIVPIKKNGVEYNIGVITLPSFYMDFEAYQKGDPNYTSTTRDVKRLVKELEAQGIDGLMMDLRNNGGGSLAEAIDLTGLFIKNGPIVQVRTSTNKIEVGEDEDPDIIYDGPMAVMINRFSASASEIFAAAIQDYHRGVVIGEQTFGKGTVQSVIDLGRYMNVPEGEKVGQLKLTLQKFYRVTGSSTQHLGVSPDVNLPSAFEAKEFGESASKSALPWDQINSAQFNLTDKVSSQMVSKLNADYNARLKSDLELKELVEDTKELKENLSKTRISLNEATRKKEIDEAEKRKANRLTLNNAKVEKEGTSKTPENKLKMDDKYLKEGVIILTDMISDIG; from the coding sequence ATGAAGAAGATAACATTTGTATTAGCACCCGTTCTGGTGTTGCTAAGTTTTATTACCTATAGCTCTGATTTCATTCCTGGAGCAGTTTTATTTCCCACTGATAGCACTACACTAACACCGAAAGGTTACTACGGAGACGAAGCAAAACTAATTAGCCAGATATTAGACACTTATCACTATAAGAAAATTAAGCTGAATGATTCTCTATCTTCAGTAATGTTAGATGACTACATAGAGACATTAGACAATAACCACTCTTATTTCCTGGAGTCTGACATCAAAAATTTCGAGAAATACAGAACACAATTAGATGACTTAACCAAGGCTGGCGATGTAAGCGCGGCTTATGAAATCTATAGCGTATTTAAAGAAAGATTTGACAATAGAATGGCTTATGTGAAAAGCAATCTATTAGATTATAAGTATGATTACTCTATTGATGAGTATTATAACACAGACCGTTCGAAGGAAGGATGGGCGAGCTCCACGGAAGAACTAAATGATCTTTGGCGCAAAATGGTGAAGAGCCAGGCCTTATCTCTGAAATTAACTGGTAAAGAGCCCGCAGAGATCAAGGACATGATCAGCAAAAGATATGAGCGCTTTGACAGAGCCATACAACAGTATAAGACAGAAGACATTTTTGAATTATACATGAATACTCTTGCTGAAGCTTTTGACCCACACACTAATTACTTCTCACCTCGTACTTCAGATAGATTTAAGCAAAACATGAGTTTATCCTTAGAAGGGATAGGAGCGAGATTACAAACAGAAACAGACTATACCAAGGTAGTTCAGGTAATCCCTGGAGGACCAGCCTACAAAAGCGATCTTGTTCATGAGAATGATAGAATAATAGGAGTAGGTCAAGGTGAAGACGGAGAGATAGTAGATGTAGTAGGTTGGAGAATTGATGACGTAGTTGAGCTCATTAAAGGTCCAAAGGGCACCACGGTAAAACTAGAGATTTTACCAGCAGAGACAGGTGTTAACGGCGCTTCTAAGATCATTACTTTGGTTAGAGAAAAGATTAAGCTAGAAGACATGGAAGCTAAATCTGAAATAGTTCCTATCAAAAAGAATGGTGTAGAGTATAACATAGGCGTAATAACACTACCTAGCTTTTATATGGATTTCGAAGCTTACCAAAAAGGTGATCCTAACTATACCAGTACCACAAGAGATGTTAAAAGACTAGTTAAAGAGCTTGAGGCACAAGGTATTGATGGACTAATGATGGATTTAAGAAATAATGGTGGTGGTTCGTTGGCAGAAGCTATTGACCTTACTGGTCTATTTATTAAAAACGGTCCTATTGTTCAGGTAAGAACATCTACTAATAAGATAGAAGTAGGAGAAGATGAAGATCCAGACATTATTTATGATGGCCCAATGGCTGTAATGATTAATAGATTTAGTGCTTCTGCTTCCGAGATTTTTGCAGCCGCAATTCAAGATTATCATAGAGGTGTAGTTATTGGCGAGCAGACCTTCGGAAAAGGAACTGTTCAAAGTGTAATTGATCTTGGTAGATATATGAATGTGCCAGAAGGAGAGAAGGTAGGGCAGCTTAAACTGACTTTGCAGAAGTTCTACAGAGTTACAGGTAGCAGCACTCAGCATTTGGGAGTTAGCCCTGATGTAAATCTTCCTTCAGCATTTGAAGCTAAAGAATTTGGAGAGAGTGCCAGTAAAAGTGCATTACCTTGGGATCAGATCAATAGCGCACAATTTAACTTAACTGACAAGGTTTCTTCTCAAATGGTTTCTAAACTTAATGCTGACTATAATGCAAGACTTAAAAGTGATCTTGAATTAAAAGAGCTGGTTGAAGACACCAAAGAGCTGAAAGAAAACCTGAGTAAGACAAGAATTTCGCTGAACGAGGCCACTAGAAAGAAAGAAATAGACGAGGCAGAGAAAAGAAAAGCAAACAGACTTACTTTGAACAATGCTAAAGTGGAGAAGGAAGGAACTTCAAAGACTCCAGAAAACAAATTGAAAATGGATGACAAATATTTGAAAGAAGGTGTTATCATCCTTACAGATATGATCTCTGATATTGGATAA
- a CDS encoding nucleoside triphosphate pyrophosphohydrolase family protein: MKQPDSLNQVAEFHKTFKHPVLNEPTIPDEKRCALRVSLLAEEVKELEDAIKDNDLVEIADALCDIQYVLSGAILEFGLGEKFKELFDEVQRSNMSKACKDESEAQATVEYYTKERDTECYYKEEDGKYLVFRTSDNKTLKSINYSPASLESIIKK; this comes from the coding sequence ATGAAACAACCAGATTCACTCAATCAAGTCGCTGAATTTCACAAGACGTTCAAGCATCCTGTTCTTAACGAACCAACTATTCCTGATGAAAAAAGATGCGCCTTAAGAGTGTCTCTGTTAGCAGAAGAAGTAAAGGAGCTAGAGGATGCTATAAAAGACAATGACCTGGTAGAGATTGCTGATGCACTATGCGATATTCAATACGTGCTTTCAGGTGCAATCTTAGAATTTGGGCTAGGAGAGAAGTTTAAGGAGCTTTTTGACGAGGTACAGCGCTCTAACATGAGTAAAGCCTGCAAAGATGAGAGTGAAGCTCAAGCTACTGTGGAATATTACACAAAGGAACGAGACACTGAATGTTACTACAAAGAAGAGGATGGTAAATACCTGGTTTTCAGGACCTCGGATAACAAAACTTTGAAATCTATCAATTATTCACCAGCAAGCCTGGAATCGATAATAAAAAAATAA
- a CDS encoding MFS transporter encodes MSEVSVSSKKPRLSSWQIWNMSFGFLGIQFGFALQNANTSRIFETLGANTKDLAFYWLAAPVTGLIVQPIIGYYSDKTWHSKWGRRRPYFAVGAILATAALIIMPNSPTLWIAIGTLWIMDGSINISMEPFRAFVGDMLPNEQRTKGFAMQSFFIGIGAVVASALPWIFSHWIGLSNKGDDGEVGDSVKWSFYVGAFAFIGAVMWTVFTTKEYPPEKSETSEEEDQFYVDDKKSPKSYLTIGAFLLLITVAVSAWFYIEKLDAELYVLSGVLGLFALSYLITGYLMTIQKTKNGFVQIVRDFQNMPKTMVQLAFVQFFTWFALFAMWIYATSAVTSHIYLSTDPTSSEYNDGADWVSLLFSGYSLVSAIVALCLPALARITNRKITHLLALICGGLGLISFYFITDPFYLSVSMIGVGIAWASILSMPYAILSAALPAKKMGYYMGIFNFFIVIPQIVAASILGFLVTTFFNSEFIYAIVLGGASMILAGVLCLFVKDNEPD; translated from the coding sequence ATGAGTGAGGTATCAGTAAGTTCTAAAAAGCCGAGACTCAGCTCTTGGCAGATCTGGAATATGAGTTTTGGATTTTTAGGAATCCAATTCGGTTTCGCTCTTCAAAATGCTAATACAAGTAGAATTTTTGAGACATTAGGAGCAAACACAAAAGACTTAGCTTTCTATTGGCTAGCAGCGCCGGTAACAGGTTTGATCGTCCAACCAATCATCGGTTATTATAGTGATAAAACATGGCATTCGAAGTGGGGTCGTAGAAGACCTTATTTTGCTGTAGGGGCTATTTTGGCCACCGCAGCACTTATAATAATGCCTAACTCACCCACCCTTTGGATAGCTATAGGAACTCTCTGGATAATGGATGGTTCTATAAATATCAGTATGGAGCCATTCAGAGCCTTTGTAGGAGATATGCTGCCTAATGAGCAGAGAACGAAAGGCTTTGCCATGCAGAGCTTCTTTATCGGGATCGGTGCAGTTGTGGCTTCTGCTTTACCATGGATATTTTCACATTGGATTGGACTTTCTAATAAGGGGGATGATGGAGAAGTTGGAGATTCTGTAAAGTGGTCGTTCTATGTAGGTGCATTTGCTTTCATCGGAGCTGTCATGTGGACGGTTTTTACTACAAAAGAGTATCCTCCAGAAAAGTCAGAAACATCAGAGGAGGAAGATCAATTTTATGTAGATGATAAAAAATCGCCCAAATCGTATTTAACAATTGGTGCCTTTCTCTTGCTAATTACAGTTGCTGTTAGTGCTTGGTTCTATATTGAAAAGCTAGATGCTGAATTATATGTTCTATCTGGAGTTCTGGGCTTGTTCGCCCTTTCATATCTTATCACAGGGTATCTAATGACTATTCAAAAAACGAAGAATGGTTTTGTTCAGATAGTTCGTGATTTTCAGAATATGCCAAAAACTATGGTCCAGTTGGCATTTGTTCAGTTCTTTACTTGGTTTGCCTTATTTGCAATGTGGATTTACGCTACATCGGCAGTAACCAGCCACATATATTTATCTACTGATCCAACTAGCTCGGAATACAACGACGGAGCCGACTGGGTTTCTCTTTTATTCTCCGGCTATAGTTTGGTGTCAGCTATAGTTGCATTATGTTTACCGGCTTTGGCAAGAATTACAAACAGAAAAATAACTCACTTGTTGGCTTTAATTTGTGGTGGTCTAGGTTTAATCTCATTCTATTTTATTACTGACCCTTTTTATTTAAGTGTCTCAATGATAGGTGTCGGCATTGCCTGGGCTAGTATTTTATCCATGCCATATGCAATTTTATCTGCTGCTTTGCCGGCTAAGAAGATGGGGTACTATATGGGTATATTTAATTTCTTTATCGTTATTCCGCAAATTGTAGCAGCTAGTATCCTGGGATTTCTGGTCACTACATTTTTCAATAGTGAATTTATTTATGCTATAGTGCTAGGTGGAGCATCCATGATTTTGGCAGGTGTTTTATGCTTGTTTGTTAAAGACAATGAACCAGATTAA
- the tyrS gene encoding tyrosine--tRNA ligase has product MTDFVAELQWRGMIHDIMPGTEEQLKKEMTTGYIGFDPTADSLHIGHLTQIMTLVHFQKAGHRPLALVGGATGMVGDPSGKSAERNLLSEDILNHNLNCVKDQLQKFLDFDCGENSAEMVNNYDWFKNFGFLEFIRDVGKHISVNYMMAKDSVKKRLETGMSFTEFSYQLVQGYDFYWLNQNKDCKLQLGGSDQWGNIVTGTELIRRKAQGEAFAMTTPLIKKADGTKFGKTEEGAVWLDRKKTSPYKFYQYWLNTSDEDAANYIRIFTLLGKDEIEALEKEHQEAPHLRQLQQVLAKDITIRVHSEEDYEMAVKASQILFGKSTTEDLESVDEDTLLSVFEGVPQVQISAAALAECANVTDLLSEVTDSLVFSSKGEARKMIKGGGVSINKTKIEDTAQECNFKLLQEKYLLAQKGKKNYYLIIVE; this is encoded by the coding sequence ATGACAGATTTTGTAGCTGAATTACAGTGGAGAGGTATGATTCATGATATCATGCCTGGTACAGAAGAACAGCTAAAAAAAGAAATGACTACCGGTTATATAGGGTTTGACCCAACCGCAGACTCACTTCATATAGGCCATCTTACTCAGATTATGACATTAGTCCATTTTCAGAAAGCTGGTCATAGACCTTTAGCCCTTGTTGGTGGAGCTACCGGAATGGTGGGTGACCCGTCAGGCAAATCAGCAGAAAGAAATTTATTATCTGAAGATATATTAAATCACAATCTTAACTGTGTGAAAGACCAGCTTCAGAAATTTCTAGATTTTGATTGTGGTGAGAACTCTGCCGAAATGGTGAATAACTATGACTGGTTTAAGAATTTTGGCTTTCTTGAGTTTATCAGAGATGTAGGTAAGCACATTTCAGTGAACTACATGATGGCTAAAGATTCAGTAAAGAAGAGACTGGAAACAGGTATGTCTTTTACAGAATTTAGTTACCAGTTGGTTCAAGGGTATGATTTCTATTGGTTAAACCAAAATAAAGACTGTAAGCTTCAGTTAGGTGGTTCAGATCAGTGGGGTAATATAGTTACTGGTACCGAATTGATCAGAAGAAAAGCTCAAGGTGAAGCTTTCGCTATGACCACACCTCTTATTAAGAAAGCAGATGGTACCAAGTTTGGCAAAACTGAGGAAGGTGCTGTTTGGTTAGATAGAAAGAAAACTTCTCCTTATAAGTTTTACCAATATTGGCTGAATACATCTGACGAGGACGCGGCCAACTATATCAGGATCTTTACTCTACTCGGTAAAGATGAGATAGAAGCTCTGGAAAAAGAGCATCAGGAAGCCCCTCATTTAAGACAGCTTCAGCAGGTTTTGGCTAAAGATATCACCATCAGAGTACACTCTGAAGAGGACTATGAAATGGCAGTAAAGGCTTCTCAAATTCTTTTTGGAAAGTCTACCACTGAAGATTTAGAATCAGTAGATGAGGATACTTTATTATCTGTTTTTGAAGGTGTACCTCAAGTACAAATCTCAGCCGCAGCTCTGGCTGAATGTGCTAATGTTACTGATCTTTTATCAGAAGTTACAGATAGTCTTGTCTTTTCGTCTAAAGGTGAAGCTAGAAAGATGATTAAAGGAGGTGGTGTAAGTATCAATAAAACAAAAATTGAAGACACTGCTCAAGAATGTAATTTCAAACTTCTACAAGAAAAGTATTTATTAGCTCAGAAGGGTAAGAAGAACTATTATCTAATTATAGTGGAATAG
- a CDS encoding alpha-amylase family glycosyl hydrolase: MKNFIYILFAAVFIFSCEQQEDKASQSTPTQKGEVDNETFPERAKDMTIYEVNVRQYTSEGTLNAFSEHLKDLKDLGVDMLWFMPIQPIGEKNRKGSLGSYYSIKDYRSINPEFGTMDDFKKLVDKAHEMGFVVILDWVPNHTAWDNPWITEHPEYYAKDSAGNITYEADWNDIALLDHTNPATRKAMIDEMKYWVEETDIDGFRCDHAGHEIPLYFWEEATDALDPIKDLFWLAEWDQPRMHLTFHATYSWGMLHLTEAVAKGEQPVSALEDFIEKDVAEYGKRAFRLTLTTNHDENAWSGTVFERYGEGHKAFAAFVFTTYGIPMIYSGQEAGMDKRLAFFEKDSIDWSDKNGLKEFYKKLVQVRKDNPALWSGAYGGMPQVLEDGNEDVISILRQKDDNQVVVIINLTDKSQSVTLPSNISADYKDYMTDKNMSLKSGESLDLKPYGFYILTKD, translated from the coding sequence ATGAAGAATTTTATATATATACTCTTTGCAGCTGTCTTTATTTTCTCTTGTGAGCAACAGGAAGATAAAGCTTCTCAATCAACACCTACTCAAAAGGGAGAGGTAGATAATGAAACCTTTCCTGAGAGAGCCAAGGACATGACCATATATGAGGTTAATGTACGTCAATATACCTCTGAAGGAACATTAAATGCCTTTTCAGAACATCTTAAAGATCTCAAAGATCTGGGGGTTGACATGCTTTGGTTCATGCCTATTCAACCCATTGGCGAGAAAAATAGAAAAGGGAGCCTTGGAAGCTACTATTCTATTAAAGATTATAGATCTATTAATCCAGAATTCGGCACCATGGATGACTTTAAAAAGCTAGTGGACAAAGCACATGAAATGGGATTTGTAGTTATACTCGATTGGGTACCTAATCATACTGCATGGGATAATCCTTGGATCACAGAGCATCCAGAATATTATGCAAAAGATAGTGCTGGCAACATTACGTATGAGGCTGATTGGAATGATATCGCCTTACTTGATCACACCAATCCAGCTACTAGAAAGGCCATGATAGATGAGATGAAATATTGGGTTGAAGAAACAGATATCGATGGATTTAGATGTGATCATGCTGGTCATGAAATCCCTCTTTATTTCTGGGAAGAAGCTACCGATGCCTTAGATCCAATCAAAGATTTATTCTGGTTAGCAGAATGGGATCAACCTAGAATGCACCTCACCTTTCATGCTACTTACAGCTGGGGTATGCTTCACCTTACAGAGGCTGTTGCCAAGGGTGAGCAGCCAGTTTCCGCTTTGGAAGATTTTATTGAAAAAGACGTGGCTGAATACGGAAAAAGGGCTTTTAGACTTACTTTAACTACTAATCATGATGAAAATGCATGGTCAGGAACTGTTTTTGAAAGATACGGAGAAGGACACAAAGCCTTTGCTGCCTTTGTTTTTACCACTTATGGCATTCCAATGATCTATAGCGGTCAGGAAGCTGGAATGGATAAAAGATTGGCCTTTTTTGAAAAGGACTCAATTGACTGGTCTGATAAAAATGGCCTAAAAGAGTTCTATAAAAAGCTGGTTCAGGTAAGAAAAGATAATCCGGCATTATGGAGCGGAGCTTATGGTGGAATGCCTCAAGTGCTGGAAGATGGTAACGAAGATGTGATATCTATTTTGAGGCAAAAAGATGATAATCAAGTAGTTGTCATCATCAATTTAACTGATAAGTCGCAGTCTGTTACCCTGCCATCGAATATATCAGCAGACTATAAAGACTACATGACAGATAAAAATATGAGTTTGAAATCAGGTGAAAGCCTTGATCTCAAACCATATGGTTTCTATATTCTTACAAAGGATTAA